A region of the Microbacterium sp. SL75 genome:
GTGAGCAGCGCGCCGTGGCCCAGGACGAGGTACACCGCGGGCTTGCCGAGGCGGCGGTGCAACCTCATCGCGGCGTCTTGCCCGAAGGTGCGGTCCACCCAGGGGATGCGGGCGGCGAGCACGAGCATGAGCAGCAGCAGGTCGGTGCCGATGAGGCCCGTCACGATCCCCGCGGCCGTGACCGCGCTCGCGAGATCGGTCACCTGCGCGGGTCGCCCGGACCCCAGGAACAGCATCACGGCGACGACGACGGAGACCCAGCAGAGGGCGATCAGAGCGACCTCGGCACGCTCTCGTCGGCGAACGGAACGGTCGCGGTCCCGTTGCGTCGTTCCGAGAGACGGTGAACCATTCGGTCGGGTGGTGCTGCTCATGGGGCGTCCTCCGGTCGGGACGGGGCGCGCCGGCCTCTCCCAGTCTCGCATCCCGTGCTCGGTCGATCGCCGGCCGGACGACGCCGTTCGCGCGGACGCGCGACTGCACCAGAAATGCGCGTCTTACGCAACCCACCCCCTGAATCTCGTTCCTGAGAGGAAGCTGGATGCAACGAGAGTCCCGCCTCGAGCGGGCATCGGTTCACACTCGCGAAAGGAACACATCATGGGATTCTTCGGATTTCTTCTCCTCGGCCTCATCGCCGGCGCCATCGCCAAGCTGATCCTCCCCGGCAAGCAGGGTGGCGGCTGGTTCATCACGCTGCTGCTCGGCGTCGTGGGCGCTCTGCTCGGCGGGTTCCTGGGTGGTCTGCTCTTCAACGCTCCGCTGCAGGACTTCTTCTCGATCCAGACGTGGCTGCTCGCGATCGGTGGTTCGATCATCGTTCTGCTCATCTACGGCCTCATCGTGGGTCGTCGCGCCGCGCGCTAACCTCGCAGCGAAAGGCCCGGGGCGATTGGACCGCGCCCCGGGCCTTTCCGCGTCTTCGGCCGTCACCCGCTTTACTGGGCGGGATGCCGAAACACCGCCGCTTCCCTTTCCTCCTCGCTCTCGCGGGGGGATCGGTGGCGGCGTTTGTCGTGGTGTGGCCGCAGGGGGTCGGCATCCATCGCCTGCCTCTCGTGGCCAACGCGATCTCGCTGCGCGCATTGCTCGCTCTGGGCTTCGGGGTCGCCGCCCTGCTGGTCGCAGGCGTCGCGGTCTGGCGTCGGCGATGGGGAGTGGCCGCCGCCCTCTCGATCGCGCTCGCCATGGCGTCCGTGGGCAACGGGGCGGTGCTGCTCGCTCGCGGCGGGGGAGCGCCCGTGCAGCCGGGTGAGCTCACGATCGCCGCCTGGAACACGTACGGCGGTTCGGTCACGCCCGAGACCATCGCCCGGATGGTTCGGGAGACCGGTGCCGACGTCGTCAGCCTCCCCGAGACCGATGCGGTCGCGGCGGCCGAGGTAGCCGGCATCCTGGATCGCGAGGGCATCTCGATGGCGCACGACACGGTCGCGGCGGCACCGGACGGCGAGGTCATCCCCACCTCGATTCTGATCTCCCGCGCTCTCGGTGAGTACGAGCTCGACGCCGACGCGGGTTCCACTGTCGGCCTGCCGAGCGGGGTGTGGAGGTCGGTCGACGGCTCGGGTCCGATCCTCGTCGCGGCCCACCCCATGCCACCCCTGCCGGGCGTCACCGATCGCTGGGAGCTCGGCCTCGGATGGATCGCGGACAGGTGCACCGACAGCGACGTCATCGTCGCGGGCGATCTCAACTCCACGGTCGATCATTTCGCCGGTCTCGGCGTTGACGGGGCGACGATCGGCGGATGCCGTGATGCCGCCGCCGAAGCGGGTTCGGCCGCCGCGGGAACCTGGCCCGTGCGGCTGCCCGTCGGCCTCGCCGCGCCGATCGATCATGTGCTGGTCGGCTCGGCGTGGAGGGTGAACGGCTTCGCCGTCCTCGACGGTTTCGACGACGCGGGCACTGATCACCGCCCCATCGTCGCGACGCTCACGCCGCAGTGACACCTCGGTCCACACGGGAATTGTGGACGGCGACCGAGATCGCGTAGGGGGCGACGAAAACAACGGCGAAGAACGCACCCGCCAGGACCGCGGCGGTCCAGGGCCCCGTGTCGACGGCGCCCGTTGTCATACCGGCCCCGAACATCGCGAGGCCCGTCCCGAAGGCACGGGCCGCGACGGCGCGACCCGGAGCATTGCGGGGATTCGCCCACATCGGCAGGCGTTCGTCGCGGTAGGCCCGCAGTGTCAGCCGGATCGACCAGAACCACAGGATCGCGCCGACGACGGTGAAGATGCTCCACGCCCATTCGCTCGTCATCGCTCCACCCCAACACGGCATCGCCGCGAGGTCAACGATCGCCGCGAGCCGCGCGGGGCCGCCCCCAACAAGTTCGACCCCGCGCGGAATGCGGCAGCGGAGTCCCCTCACGCTGTGCCCTCAGTGTGCCCCCGATCGACATCGGGCGCTCGCCGCGGCCGGCCCGGGCACACGTGGCGGAGGGGAAGGGGTCCGGCGATTTCATCCGATCGGACTACGACCGGGGGCGTGGAAGCCCGTTGCGCACTCCCCAGAGGGCGAGCTGTGTGCGGTCGTCGAGATCCAGCTTGCGCAGCGCCGAGGCGGTCTGACTGCGGACCGTGTTCACTGAGACGCTCAGTCTCTTCGCGATGTCGTCGGTCGAGGTGACTCCGCTGCTGAGCAACCCCACGACCCTGCGTTCCGCGGCCGTCAGCAGAGCCACCTGCTCCGGCTCGGCGGGAGCGCTGCGCGCTTCGCGCAGTTCGCGGATCAGTCTCGGGGCGACGCGGGGAGAGATCGTGGCCGTTCCGGCCGCCGCCCCGCGGATGACCGGCAGCAGCTGATCGCTGTCGTGCCCCTTCAGCAGGTAGCCGCTCGCGCCGGCCTCGATGGCGTCGACGACGAACGCGTCGGAGACCTCGCTCGTGAGCAGGATCACGCGGCATCCGCCCTGCTCGTCCGCCGTGATCAGGCGCGTGGCCTCGATTCCGTTCATGCCGGGCATGTGCAGGTCCATGAGCACGACATCGGCGCGCTCCGCGTGGGCGAGCACCACGGCGTCGCGGCCGTTGGATGCCTCGCCCGCGACGCGAATGCCCGTGGCGTTCTCGAGCCGGAGCCGGATGCCGCGGCGCACGGTGCGGTTGTCGTCGACGATCAGGACCCGGATGTCGTTGCCGGCCGTCGTCACGGCGTCAGAAGGGGGGTCGTGGGCTCGTAGGCCGTCAGAGGTGCCTCCATGATGACCGCCCATCCGCCCGTCGAGACGGGGCCCGCGGTGAGGGAACCGTGCAGGAGGTCGACGCGCTCGGCCATTCCCGTGAGGCCCCACCCGAGTCCGGCGGGGAGATCGGAGGGCGCGGAGGCCCGGCCGGCCTCGTTGCCGACGGCCACTCTGATCGATGTCGGCGAGACGCGCACGTCGACCGACACGGGCGCGCCGGGGGCGTGCTTGCAGGCGTTGGTCAGGGCTTCCTGGACGACGCGGTAGGCGGTCGTAGAGACCATCGCGGGGAGGTCGTCGACGGCCGCGTGGACGCGGGCGACCACGTGCATCCCCCGCGACGACCAGTAGTCGAGCAGCTCGTCGAGAAAGCGGAGGTCGAGGGTCGGTTCGGCGCGCGCGTCGCTCTCGGCGCGCAGGTCGCGCAGCGCCGCATAGAGGCTGGCTGAGGCGAAACGGCCCTCTGCGCGCATCTCGGCGATGAGGGCGGCGGCCTGATCGGCGTCGAGCACGTCGATGTCGACCGCCGCGTCAGCCAGGGAGAGGAGACCGGCGAGATGCTGACCGGCGACGTCGTGCAGCTCTTGGGCGATGCGCGCCCGCTCGCGCATGCGCGCCCTCTCGAGCTCGGCCTCGTGCTCGGCTGCGGCGGCGGCGAGTTCTGCGCGCGCTCGCCGCAGTCTGTTCATGCGCCGAGCCCACCAGATTCCGAGCGCTGCGGCACCGGCCACGGGGGCGGCGAAGGCGAGCCCGGAACTCAGGACGAAGCTCCACGCGACGGCGGGCGGCGCCCCGGTGGACGTCGACCAGAGGGACAGGATGCCGACGGCTACGCCGATCACCGCGAGCGTCCACCCGATGGCCGCCGCGGCGCGCCTCTGGGCGGCGAGGAAGAACACGGCCACGCCGACGACGAGGGGGAGGGCGCCGAGCCAGCGCGGGACCTCGAGCCCGGCGACCAGAGCGAGGTAGCAGGCAGTCGTCCCCAGCACGGCGACGAGGGGGACCCGGGCGGACAGGAGCAGGAAGGCGCTCTGCGCGGCGCACCCGGCGATCACGAGCGCGATCACCACACCGAACGGGATGCGGTAATCCCAGACGATGTCGCCCTGGAGGACGGCGGAGAGAGGGTCGGACAGCGCCTGGACGACGGTGACGAGGAACACGATGGCGACGAAGGCCACCATCGCCCGGGGACGGTTCAGGACGCGGGTGAAGCTCTCGGCATCCACCATCCGGGGGTTCGAATCTTCGTCACTCGTCGGCACCGCGTCACTCTAACGTCGGCGGCAGCACGTAGACCACGTCGTCGCCGTCGCGCCCGTGCTCGACGAAACCGATGCGGGCGAGGACGGCGTGCGAGGGTTCGTCGTCGGCGGACACGCACGCGTAGAGGGGGCGTTCCGCCTCGCGGGCCGTGAGCAGACCCAGGGCTTCGGTGGGAGCGTCGCCGTGCGCGGAGGGAGAGACGGCGAGGAGGATCTCGCGGTCGCCGTCGACGTCGAGCGCCGCGGCGACCCCGACCACGGAGCCGTCCTCGACGACGACGTGCGCGTCGACCTTGTCGTCCGCCGCCCATGCGTCGAAGGTCTCGCGATCCGCGAACGCCGCTCGGGGCCACGCGGAGGTGCTCGCCGACACCGCCTGGAAAGCGGCATCCCGATCGTGGTTTCCAAGGTCTCGCAGCTCGATGTGGGGCATGGCGTCACGCTAACGGGCGCGGGCGGAGTCGGTCGCGGCTCTTGTGCGGTCAGGCGAAACCGTGCAGGGCGAGGAACGTCCACGTGGCGCCATTGGTGTCGCGGCGCGCGACCTGGTCGTGGAAATGGCGGAAGAGCGTCTCGCGGGTGCCGTCGGAGACGCTCGTCCACCCCTCGAGGTTGCGGCGGAGGACGAGATCGAGCTGCAGGAAGGTCTTCTGGAAGACGACATTGCGTGAAACGTCCACGAGGTGCGAGGCCAGATCCATGACCGCACGCACGTACTGCTCCGAAGATTCGGCGGAACGCATCTCTTCGACGAAGCGTGCGGTGTCGAGGAGCTCCTCATCGGTGCATCGGGGAAGGGCGACGTGCATCGCGGCCGCGATGGTGTGCGCGGCGTACTCGCGCATGTCGTGGCGGGCACGGTCGGTGAGGGCCGCAACCCGGGTGTACCTGTTGGCCGCGACCTCGACGAGTCCGATCCGCTCGAGCCGCTGGAGTGCCTCGCGCACAGGGGTGCGGGAGATCCCCATCAGGGTTGCCAGTTCGACGTCGCGCAGGCGGTCGCCGGCCTGGAGTCGACCATCGACGATCGCCTCGCCGAGGGCCCGGTAGGCCTCGTCGACGAGGGCGGAAGCACGCCGACGACTATCCATCAGCCGGATTTTAGGGCCTCCGGTTACCACAGCACATGGGAAGAACTTGCTGATTCTTCGTTTTCGTGTCGCGCGCGGGCCCCCGCGCCGGTAAAGTGATCGCCGTCACGCCTCGCGTGACATATCCGGGGGGATCCGTCGACGCCCGGGCTTCGAGCCTTGCTCAGCCCGGGCGTCGTATGGGCTTACGGCGTGTTTCCGCGTATCTCGCGCCTCGCAACGTTTGTGTCACGGACCCGTGCGAGAACAGACCCCGGCGGTTACCGTGGGGGCACAGACCGGCGCGCTCGGCGCCGGCTCAAGCGGAAAACGGCAGAACGAATGAGCACGCAGGGCACGGTCAAGTGGTTCAACTCGGAAAAGGGCTTCGGCTTCATCGCGCCCGATGACGGCAGCCAGGACGTCTTCGCGCACTACAGCGCGATCCAGTCGGGCGGCTACCGCTCGCTCGAAGAGAACCAGCGTGTCGAGTTCGAGGTCGCCCAGGGCCCCAAGGGCCTGCAGGCGGAGAACATCCGCCCCCTCTGATCCTCCACCGGCTCCGGTCGGTCCGGCCCCGGTCGTGCGCGTTCCGCGTGTCGGCCGGGGCCTTCAGTGTTCGTGACGCACGAGGTCGACGCCCGCGGCGGCGAACTGCCCCAGCGTCGCGTGCGGAAGGAACGCCCGCGTCAGGGCGGCACCGATTCGCGTGAGATCGGCCTCGTCGCGGAAGAGCAGGTACATCGTCTCGTAGCGCGGGTGGAACTTCTGCTTGAACCGGTGCAACGAGGCGAAGCCGTAGACGGGCTCGAGCATCGCGGCCATGCGGTCCTGCAGGTCGGCGATCGCGCCGGCATCCGCCGGATACTCGTGGGCCAGCGGGGCGCCGGACAGGGACATGACCTGGGCTCCTTCGGCGGAGAACTCGCGGGCGGATGCGCCGATGAGGTACTCCATGACCGGCCCGAAGCCGCCGTCGCGGCGGCGCATCAGGTCGAGCGTCCAGCCGCGGATCCCGTCCTCG
Encoded here:
- a CDS encoding response regulator, which encodes MTTAGNDIRVLIVDDNRTVRRGIRLRLENATGIRVAGEASNGRDAVVLAHAERADVVLMDLHMPGMNGIEATRLITADEQGGCRVILLTSEVSDAFVVDAIEAGASGYLLKGHDSDQLLPVIRGAAAGTATISPRVAPRLIRELREARSAPAEPEQVALLTAAERRVVGLLSSGVTSTDDIAKRLSVSVNTVRSQTASALRKLDLDDRTQLALWGVRNGLPRPRS
- a CDS encoding sensor histidine kinase, giving the protein MPTSDEDSNPRMVDAESFTRVLNRPRAMVAFVAIVFLVTVVQALSDPLSAVLQGDIVWDYRIPFGVVIALVIAGCAAQSAFLLLSARVPLVAVLGTTACYLALVAGLEVPRWLGALPLVVGVAVFFLAAQRRAAAAIGWTLAVIGVAVGILSLWSTSTGAPPAVAWSFVLSSGLAFAAPVAGAAALGIWWARRMNRLRRARAELAAAAAEHEAELERARMRERARIAQELHDVAGQHLAGLLSLADAAVDIDVLDADQAAALIAEMRAEGRFASASLYAALRDLRAESDARAEPTLDLRFLDELLDYWSSRGMHVVARVHAAVDDLPAMVSTTAYRVVQEALTNACKHAPGAPVSVDVRVSPTSIRVAVGNEAGRASAPSDLPAGLGWGLTGMAERVDLLHGSLTAGPVSTGGWAVIMEAPLTAYEPTTPLLTP
- a CDS encoding GntR family transcriptional regulator, with the translated sequence MDSRRRASALVDEAYRALGEAIVDGRLQAGDRLRDVELATLMGISRTPVREALQRLERIGLVEVAANRYTRVAALTDRARHDMREYAAHTIAAAMHVALPRCTDEELLDTARFVEEMRSAESSEQYVRAVMDLASHLVDVSRNVVFQKTFLQLDLVLRRNLEGWTSVSDGTRETLFRHFHDQVARRDTNGATWTFLALHGFA
- a CDS encoding GlsB/YeaQ/YmgE family stress response membrane protein encodes the protein MGFFGFLLLGLIAGAIAKLILPGKQGGGWFITLLLGVVGALLGGFLGGLLFNAPLQDFFSIQTWLLAIGGSIIVLLIYGLIVGRRAAR
- a CDS encoding cold-shock protein, with product MSTQGTVKWFNSEKGFGFIAPDDGSQDVFAHYSAIQSGGYRSLEENQRVEFEVAQGPKGLQAENIRPL
- a CDS encoding GNAT family N-acetyltransferase, whose protein sequence is MPHIELRDLGNHDRDAAFQAVSASTSAWPRAAFADRETFDAWAADDKVDAHVVVEDGSVVGVAAALDVDGDREILLAVSPSAHGDAPTEALGLLTAREAERPLYACVSADDEPSHAVLARIGFVEHGRDGDDVVYVLPPTLE
- a CDS encoding endonuclease/exonuclease/phosphatase family protein — protein: MPKHRRFPFLLALAGGSVAAFVVVWPQGVGIHRLPLVANAISLRALLALGFGVAALLVAGVAVWRRRWGVAAALSIALAMASVGNGAVLLARGGGAPVQPGELTIAAWNTYGGSVTPETIARMVRETGADVVSLPETDAVAAAEVAGILDREGISMAHDTVAAAPDGEVIPTSILISRALGEYELDADAGSTVGLPSGVWRSVDGSGPILVAAHPMPPLPGVTDRWELGLGWIADRCTDSDVIVAGDLNSTVDHFAGLGVDGATIGGCRDAAAEAGSAAAGTWPVRLPVGLAAPIDHVLVGSAWRVNGFAVLDGFDDAGTDHRPIVATLTPQ